One region of Chelonoidis abingdonii isolate Lonesome George chromosome 14, CheloAbing_2.0, whole genome shotgun sequence genomic DNA includes:
- the LOC116822000 gene encoding olfactory receptor 5AP2-like, with protein sequence MDVMEKEEGKNETYIIQFILLGFGNHVELQPLLFLLFLLIYIVTMAGNIIIITLVVTDQHLHTPMYFFLGNLSCLETSFTSTILPRVLTSLLTGDRNISVTGCITQFHFLGLFLGVECYLLALMSYDRYLAICKPLHYTGLMNSKICLQLAAVSWMSGFMIITIVTCLMSQLHFCGPNEINHFLCDFTPMIKLSCSDTILITLVTFILSSIYTLPLFLLTLASYICIISTMLRIPSTTGRRKAFSTCSSHLIVVTIYYGTLIIVYMFPDTDTLRDLNKVFSLFYTVLTPLVNPLIYSLRNKEVKMALRKVISKCMELIEIEK encoded by the coding sequence ATGGATGTCATGgagaaagaagaagggaaaaatgaAACATATATCATACaattcatcctcctgggattTGGGAATCATGTTGAACTGCAACCCCTTCTGTTCCTGCTGTTTCTACTGATCTACATTGTGACCATGGCCGggaacatcatcatcatcacactGGTTGTAactgatcagcaccttcacacccccatgtacttctttctggggaacttgtcctgcttggagaccaGCTTCACCTCAACCATCCTGCCCAGGGTGCTGACCAGTCTCCTGACTGGGGACAGAAACATTTCTGTTACTGGCTGTATCACTCAATTTCATTTCCTTGGTCTTTTTTTGGGAGTTGAATGTTATCTCTTGGCACTTATGTCCTATGACCGGTACTTAGCAATATGTAAACCACTACACTACACAGGTCTTATGAATAGCAAAATCTGCCTGCAATTAGCAGCTGTGTCCTGGATGAGTGGATTTATGATAATTACCATAGTTACATGTTTAATGTCACAGTTACATTTCTGTGGCCCCAATGAAATTAACCATTTCCTTTGTGATTTTACCCCAATGATTAAACTCTCCTGCAGTGACACCATCCTGATCACACTTGTGACATTTATATTGTCTTCCATATACACCCTGCCCCTGTTTCTATTAACCTTGGCATCCTACATTTGTATCATCTCCACCATGCTGAGAATCCCATCCACCACCGGGAGGAGAAAGGCATTTTCCACTTGCTCTtctcacctcattgtggtgacAATCTACTATGGGACTCTAATCATTGTCTATATGTTTCCAGACACTGACACACTTAGAGACCTCAACAAAGTATTCTCTCTCTTCTACACAGTCCTAACTCCCCTGGTCAatcccctcatctacagcctgagaaacaaagaggtcAAGATGGCCCTGAGAAAAGTCATCAGCAAATGTATGGAGCTTATAGAAATTGAGAAGTAG